TTACCTGATCAACAAGTAAAGCAGCTCACGTCACGCATATGTTGTCCTTTTGCTCGTTCCTCAaaatgtttctgttgtcttgcaGCAACGACGGCGTGTTTGATGTGGCGCTGCATGTTCATGTTCAGGTGTATAGCAACGGCAGGGTGACCTGGACTCCACCCGCACTCTACCTGAGCTCCTGTGGCGTTAGGGTGAGAATAACCTTCATGGCTGACAACACACCTTGACTGGActtcaaaatgtttcttttgccGCCCAGGTGACGTATTTCCCCTTCGACTGGCAGAACTGCAGCATGCAGTTCCGCTCCTACACGTACGATTCCACCGAGATCGAACTGCAGTACGCGTTGGATGCAAACGGCAACGAGATACGGGAGATCTTACTGGACCAGGCCTTCAGCGGTGAGGCAACGTACAACACTTGCCTCTCGAAACATCTTGTTTGAGAGATCAAGAGGACTTTGGTCTTGTGTGATTTTTCTTTGGTACATGCAGTCAAGGTTTTGTCTTGGTCTTGTTTTGATCTTCAAAAGTCTTGGATTTGTCTCGGTCTCGATCTCTTAAAGTTCTGGTCTTATCTTGGTCTTAACCTCCAAAAATCTTGGTGTTGACGTGCTTGATCTCCAAAAGTCTTGGCTCTCAGTCTTGATCTTCAAAAGTCTCGTGTCAATATCGATGTCCAAAACTCTTGGCTTTTCCCCGTCTCGACCTCAAAAGGCCTTGATACTGTCTCGTCTCAATCATGGTCTTGATTGACGTCATCTTGACTACGATACAGAATGACCTCCCAATGGCCATCAGACAAGCACCCTTGCTATCCATTCTTAAAACCTGTTTGTGCTTCCACACAGGTCTTAAGTGCGCTATAAATAGAACTTCGAGTCGTATTAATATACTGACCGTGTGACCCCAGAGAGCGGCGAGTGGCACATCAGACACAAACCATGCAGGAAAAACATGAACAAGGACCTGTACGAAGACATGAGTTTTTACCTGATCATCGAGAGGAAGCCGCTCTACTACGTGCTGAACATCATCATCCCTTGCATCCTCATCACCATCATCGCCATCTTCAACTTTTACCTGCCCCCTGATGCAGGTACGGGTCTGACGCCAATTATGACTTTGTCCAAGTCCAATTATGACTTGGCTGAGATTATTGGACTAACGCCATCGTGTGAATTTTCCTCTACCCGCCAGGTGAGAAGATGGGCCTTTCCATCAACGTTTTGCTCACCCTTACAGTCTTCTTGCTGCTGTTGGCGGACAAAATTCCAGAGACCTCTCTGGGCGTTCCCGTCATCGTCAAGTACATCATGTTCACCATGATCCTGGTCACCTGCTCAGTCATTCTCAGCGTGGTCGTGCTCAACCTGCACCACCGCTCGCCCAACACTCACATGATGCCCATGTGGGTCCGCAAGGTAAGTGCGTGCCATGTGACCAACTGCGGGGAAAGCCATTTTCCCGTCGACTCCTGAAGTCAGAGATTTTTCACATCCAAATTCCTAcagccaaatatttttttatcttattaCGACATGTAATGAGAAGATCCTCCAAAGCGTCACTCAAGGTCACCTTGAGAGCCAACTGTCGAGAAGATGGATCACGTTACCCAGCACGCTTATTGTGACGGGTTCTCCTGCTCACCACAAATTCACCACTTTGACAAATGCTTCCGGTCTTAACAGGAAAATGCAGGCCAATTAAATCTTATTTGGCCCATAAATCCTGGTCCAAATAAAAGTAAAGCCTCTTCCGTTCTCATAGATCTTCATCCATATGCTGCCCCCGTACCTCTGCATGCTGCGCCCCAAAGTGGAAGTGCCCCTGGCCCTCAAAATGCTGCCTGCTCAGCGGGAGAAAAAATTGTTTGCCATCAACAAGGCCGCCGACGAGTACTTCATCCGCAAGCCAGACTCCTCCATCTTGTTCCCTAAACCCAACAGGTGAGGCCACGCCCATTAACAATGAGGTTACCGTCATTTCTGCATACCTCTTCATTATCGTAGACAAAAAGCATTATAATGAGTGCGAAGAGCAAAAGGTCAACCCGGTAAGGGTCTGGAAGAGCAATTTGATGAGGCCGCACTATGTCCcaaggcacgcacacacacacacacaacacacacacacacttaattgGATTTAGTGCATGTCTTGGCACCAGACACCGCCAGTTTTAGTTGAATTAGTCTAATGAATTGTAATTTACGCCTCGCTGAGGTGCTACTTTGAGCACTGATGGGAGGAAACCAAAAGAGGAAAAACCAACAAGTCTCTTCGCTTCCTCTCCCCTTATCGCTACCCCCCAAAATGAGGAGGCCCCCCTCTCATATCCTCCCCTTAGCTCACAGAGGTCACAGCCTCTTTGCCAGGACCACCACTGCATTGTAAACTCATCGAGCATTTGAAGTGAATaccaagggtttttttttttcaggctcaGGCTGCATGAGAGGGAGAGCCACACTGCTCCCTGGTGGTCAGTGGTCAAATGGGAAAACCGGGAAAAGTAAAAGCAGGCCAGATATTTCTATCTACATGTTGAGGCTGTGTATTTGTCTGCAGATTCCAAGCAGAGGGCAAAACATCCAACCTAAAAAAATTTATTGACGGACCCAGTAgctacctttcacttccccccgAACTCAAATCAGCCATTGAGGCGATCACGTACATCGCTGAAGCATTGCAGGCCGAAAAGGACTACGAAGCTGTGAGATTTGCACCAATCGGAATTGTCTCACTTTTGATGCGAAATTTGTAACTGTG
The sequence above is drawn from the Syngnathus scovelli strain Florida chromosome 1, RoL_Ssco_1.2, whole genome shotgun sequence genome and encodes:
- the chrnb1 gene encoding acetylcholine receptor subunit beta, with translation MKSADLLLLVCGICSLSSLGGAGDVEQALTKQVLANYNLKVRPARTPMERVVVRVGMTLSSFVGMNMKNEEMSTVVVMNLEWRDYNLSWDPKEHDGIEVLRIPAAKVWLPDIYLINNNDGVFDVALHVHVQVYSNGRVTWTPPALYLSSCGVRVTYFPFDWQNCSMQFRSYTYDSTEIELQYALDANGNEIREILLDQAFSESGEWHIRHKPCRKNMNKDLYEDMSFYLIIERKPLYYVLNIIIPCILITIIAIFNFYLPPDAGEKMGLSINVLLTLTVFLLLLADKIPETSLGVPVIVKYIMFTMILVTCSVILSVVVLNLHHRSPNTHMMPMWVRKIFIHMLPPYLCMLRPKVEVPLALKMLPAQREKKLFAINKAADEYFIRKPDSSILFPKPNRFQAEGKTSNLKKFIDGPSSYLSLPPELKSAIEAITYIAEALQAEKDYEALKEDWQYVAMVVDRMFLWIFVIFTTVGTLAIFTKASLNHAPTDPF